The proteins below come from a single Esox lucius isolate fEsoLuc1 chromosome 7, fEsoLuc1.pri, whole genome shotgun sequence genomic window:
- the LOC109615956 gene encoding fibroblast growth factor receptor homolog 1-like, protein MRHLCSKMVVQGDLAVRNIMVNHFPREVKVAECVLAKDLTHTRTRCRIHRGSYNQNMPLRWYPPEYLRNHYYSFKGDVWAFGIMLWEMQTFGTLPYPNLETPELVVRHVCSGYRNSVPETCRAEILQLINDCWLENHAQRPTFNDIVRVLENMLESDAVSFFIHHLHLMSFSVDMNVLKRQFWHP, encoded by the exons ATGAGACACCTGTGCTCCAAAATG GTGGTGCAGGGTGACCTAGCCGTCAGGAACATTATGGTGAACCATTTCCCCAGAGAGGTGAAGGTGGCAGAATGTGTACTGGCCAAAGACCTGACTCACACAAGGACCCGTTGCAGGATCCACAGAGGGAGCTATAAT CAAAATATGCCTCTTCGTTGGTACCCACCGGAGTACTTGAGAAACCACTACTACAGCTTCAAAGGGGATGTCTGGGCATTTGGCATTATGCTCTGGGAAATGCAAACATTTG GGACCTTACCATATCCTAACCTGGAGACACCAGAGTTGGTAGTACGCCATGTCTGCTCTGGCTACAGAAACTCAGTACCTGAGACATGCAGGGCAGAGAT ACTGCAGCTAATAAATGACTGCTGGCTGGAGAACCACGCTCAAAGGCCCACCTTCAACGATATAGTCAGGGTCCTGGAGAACATGCTGGAGAGCGATGCTGTGAGTTTCTTCATTCACCACCTGCATCTCATGTCCTTCTCTGTGGATATGAATGTACTCAAGAGGCAATTTTGGCATCCATAA